The following coding sequences are from one Arachis hypogaea cultivar Tifrunner chromosome 7, arahy.Tifrunner.gnm2.J5K5, whole genome shotgun sequence window:
- the LOC112703116 gene encoding chromatin remodeling protein SHL, with product MAKPKAPRRTLDSYTVKHINKTFRAGDCVLMRPSDPSKPSYVARIERIEADSRGANVKVHVRWYYRPEESIGGRRQFHGSKEVFLSDHFDVQSADTIEAKCTVHSFKSYTKLDAVGNDDFFCRFEYNSSTGAFNPDRVAVYCKCEMPYNPDDLMVQCEGCSDWFHPACIDMTVEEAKRLDHFFCESCSAEGQKKLQNSHSTSRHSDTKVETKRRRRS from the exons ATGGCTAAACCCAAGGCTCCACGCCGAACCCTAGACTCATACACAGTCAAACATATTAACAAAACCTTTAGAG CCGGGGATTGCGTGCTCATGCGACCCTCCGATCCGTCGAAACCGTCGTACGTGGCGAGGATCGAGCGGATCGAAGCTGACTCGCGAGGCGCCAACGTGAAGGTGCACGTGCGCTGGTACTACCGCCCGGAGGAGTCAATCGGCGGCCGCCGCCAGTTCCATGGCTCCAAGGAGGTCTTCCTCTCCGATCACTTCGACGTTCAGAGCGCCGACACCATCGAAGCCAAGTGTACGGTCCACAGCTTCAAGAGCTACACCAAGCTCGATGCTGTTGGAAACGACGATTTCTTCTGTCGTTTCGAGTACAATTCCTCCACCGGCGCCTTCAATCCTGACAGAGTTGCTGT GTATTGTAAATGTGAGATGCCCTACAACCCTGATGACCTAATGGTCCAGTGTGAGGGCTGCAGTGATTG GTTTCACCCTGCTTGCATAGACATGACTGTGGAGGAAGCTAAGCGACTTGACCACTTCTTTTGTGAAAGTTGCTCTGCTGAAGGTCAAAAAAAGTTGCAAAATTCTCACTCTACTTCAAGACACTCAGATACAAAG GTGGAGACTAAACGTCGGCGAAGGTCATAG
- the LOC114924255 gene encoding uncharacterized protein gives MTTNISECVNSILKGVRNLPVCSLVKATYGRLAELFVRKGREAEDQMGTGQQFSQYLVKCIEANLKTARCFTVTVYDRDNSEYTVAETTPTGSFSLGTYRVSLGSKTCDCGYFQALHFPCPHALACCAYSRLTWQPYVHQVYRLSFVFGVYQMGFTPPIPEGFWPPYVGLTVIPDPNTRRAKEGRPRSTRIRTNMDDADPNRPKRCGLCRQPGHTRRSCPQAGRPIGTAGN, from the coding sequence ATGACGACCAATATTTCTGAGTGTGTCAATTCAATCTTGAAGGGGGTAAGGAACCTCCCTGTTTGCTCGCTGGTGAAGGCCACATACGGAAGGCTGGCTGAGCTATTTGTCCGTAAGGGTAGGGAGGCCGAGGATCAGATGGGTActggacaacaattcagtcaataCCTAGTAAAGTGTATCGAGGCCAACCTGAAGACagccaggtgcttcacggtgactgtTTATGACAGGGATAACTCGGAGTACACCGTGGCAGAGACGACTCCGACAGGTTCATTCTCACTTGGTACGTACAGGGTCTCACTAGGGTCTAAGACTTGTGATTGCGGATACTTCCAAgcacttcatttcccgtgtcCTCACGCACTGGCATGCTGTGCTTATTCACGTCTTACTTGGCAGCCTTACGTCCACCAGGTCTATCGCCTTAGTTTTGTTTTCGGTGTCTATCAGATGGGATTTACACCTCCCATTccggagggtttctggccacctTATGTCGGACTTACCGTTATACCGGATCCGAACACGAGGCGTGCGAAGGAGGGTCGTCCAAGGTCCACACGCATTCGCACCAACATGGATGATGCAGATCCGAACCGGCCAAAGAGATGTGGCCTATGCAGGCAGCCAGGACACACTCGTCGGAGTTGTCCGCAAGCCGGACGACCCATCGGGACAGCTGGGAATTAA